GACGCCCTGGTCGAACTTGTCCGCGGCCCGCGCGATCGGGACCGTCACGCCCTGTGCCAGCCACACCTGATACTCGTCCTGGTAGTAGTTGTGCATGAGCAGCGTCTTCGCGCCTCCCAGCTTGTCCGTGTGCTCGACCGGCTCGTCGACGCCGTAGAGGCTGCGCGCGAAGAGCACGCCGGCCAGTGCCAGCCCCAGCGAGACAGCCGCCGAAGCGAGCAACGTCGTCGTCTCGCCCAGCGGGTAGCCCGCGGTGACGTGGGCCACGTCGTGCAGCAGTCCCTCGTAGTGGTGCAGCCCCGTCGACAGCGCTTCCGGCCAGCCGCCCTCCTCCGGCCCGTTGACCCACTTGTGGAGGAAGTCGATGTGCAGTCCGGTCAGCTCCGCGACCGGCTTCATGTTGATGAACCCGACCGTCGCGGCGCCGATACCGAGCACGGCCAGCGGCGCCTTGACGTTCCAGCGCACCGGCTCGGGGTCCCGAGCCGTCTCGGAGCGGGCGTCCCCGTGGAAGGTCAGGTAGACCATCCGGAACGTGTAGAAGCCCGTGAAGAACACGGCGAGCAGCCCCATCGCGTACGCGAGGAGATACATCGTCCCGAGCATCCCCTGGCTCCCGAAGCCGTGGATGAGCGCCTCGTAGAGCACCTCGTCTTTGGACCAGAAGCCCGCGAACGGGACGATCCCGGCCAGCGCGAGCGAGCCCGAGAGGAACGTCCAGTAGGTGACGGGCATCTTGTCCTTGAGCCCGCCCATGTCCCACATGTTCTCGTTGTGGTGCATCGCGATGATGACCGACCCGGCGCCGAGGAACAGCAGCGCCTTGAAGATCGCGTGGGTGGTCAGGTGGAAGACCGCCGCGACGTACCCGCCGGAGCCCAGCGCGAGCATCATGTAGCCGTACTGGGAGATGGTCGAGTACGCGAGCACCTGCTTGAGTTCCTGCTTGACGACGCCCATCGTCGCCGCGAACAGCGCGGTGAACCCGCCGATGAGCGCGATGATCGCGAGTGCGGTCGGCGAGAGCAGGTAGAAGCCGTACATGCGTGCGACGAGGTAGACGCCGGCCGCGACCATCGTCGCCGCGTGGATGAGCGCCGAAACCGGCGTCGGGCCCTCCATCGCGTCGGGCAGCCACGTGTGCAGCGGGAACTGGGCGGACTTGCCCACCACGCCGCCGAGCACGAGCAGTCCGAGGATCGTCATCCAGGTCTGGGCGCCGTAGCCGGCGGTGAAGATGTCGGCCTCGCCGTTGAGCGCCATCTCGGCGATCTGCGGGAAGCTCTGCATCGTGCCCGAGGCGGTCTCGACGGGGGCGAACAGGCCCGTGCCGAACGTGGCGAAGATGCCGACCACGCCGACGAGGAAGAAGTAGTCACCGAAGCGGGTGACCAGGAACGCCTTCTTCGCGGCCGACGGCGGGCCGTCCTCGCGGAACCAGAAGCCGATCAGGAGATACGAACAGAGCCCGACCAGCTCGAAGAACATGAACGCCATCAGGATGTTGTTCGAGAAGACAAAGGCGAGCATGCTCGCCGTGAACAGGCCGAGCCCGGCGTAGTAGCGGGGCAGGCCGGTCTCGCCCTCGTCGTTCATGTAGCCCAGCGAGAAGACGTGGACCAGCAGGGCGATGAGCGAGACGATGACGAGCATGAGCGCCGTCAGCGGGTCGACCAGGATACCGAACCGCAGCGTGAGCGCGCCGTCGGCGACGCCGGCGACCCACGTGTAGAGGTTCTCGTTGTAGTACGTCGCCGTGCCGGTGATCCCGGCGACGGTCAGCGCCGTCCAGATCGAGAGGACGAGCGAGCCGGCGGTCGCGAGGATACCGGCCTCGGCGCCGCGCTTCGGCATGTACTGCCCGGCGAACAACGAGACGACGAACGCCAGGAACGGGAGCGCTGCGATCGCGGGAACGAAGTCGAATGCACCTGCCATCTTACCACCTCATCGTAGCCGCTTTGGTCACGTCGACGCCCTCGAAGTTGCGATACAGCACGAGGATGATACCGATACCGACCGCCACTTCGGCGGCCGCCAGCGCCATCACGAACAGCGAGAACACCTGCCCCGTGAGGTTCCCGTAGTGGAACGAGAACGCGACGAGGTTGATGTTCGCCGCGTTGAGCATCAGCTCGACGGACATCAGGAATATCAGGGCGTTGCGCCGCGTCAGGATGCCGTAGACGCCGATGCAGAACACCGCCGCCGACAGCAGGAGGTAGTACTGGGTCGCGATCGCCATCAGTCGTCACCTCCGTCGGTCGTCGCCCGGTCGTCGCCGGTCGCCTCGTCGGTCCGGTCGTCGCCCGTCCGACCGGGGATCCGACGCCCGCCGTCCGTGAGCGCGGTGACGACGCTCTCGTCGTCCTCGCGGCGGGCGAGCATCACGGCCCCGTCCAGCGCCGCGTCGAGCACCAGGGCGATGAGGATAAAGGCGACCAGGAAGCTCTCCGCCGGGATCGCGGCCTGGTCGACCATGTTGAACATCGCGTAGCCGATGCTCGCGACGATGCTACCGTCGGCGAACCCTTCCGGCCGGCCCAGCTCCGCCATGAAGAACACGTAGGCCATGACGGCGAACAGGGCCAGCGCGGCCAGCCCGTTGACGTAGTTCACGTCGGTCGCCAGCCGCGGACGGGAGGTCATGTCGCCACCTCGTCGGGCTGGGTGTCTTTGTCCGTGAGCATGATGGCGAACGTGATGAGGATGAGTACCCCACCGACGTACACCAGTATCTGCATCGCGGCGATGAACTCGGCGCGGAGCATGACGTAGTACACTGCCACCGACAGCAGCGAGACGCCGAGCATCAGCGCCGAGTGCCAGACGTCGCGCACTAACACGACGCCCAGGCTGCTCCCCAGTGTGACTATGGCGAACAGCGCAAACGCGATTGACTCGAGCAATGCCATCGTTGTCTCGAATCTCCTACCGGACGCCCTTTGAAGATTTCTGTATCGTCCCGCGCGTGGCCGCTCACGCGCCCGAAATCGTTAACGATTCGACGCAAACCCCCGGACGACCCCTGTCGAGCCCCCTATCGACGCCCGACGTGTTCGGGTCGCGCCGCTCTCGGCCCCGTTCGGTCGTCCGAGTCGCGCGCCGCGTCGCTCGCGCGCGCTCGAACCCCGTCCGGAGCCGCGTTCGGTCGGCCTGGGTACGCGGCCCGCGCCGGCCTACTCGATCCGGCTCTCGTCGTACCGGGAGACGTACTGGACCGCCAGCAGTAGCACGCCCAGCCCGACGCCGACGGTGGCGACGCCGAACGTCGCCATCCCGAGCGGCGACGCCGGCAGGTCGACGACGAAGAACAGGGTCGGGTCCATGCCCTCGGGGTTGACGTAGCCCAGCAGGGCGCCCATCGTGCCCGCCACGCCCAGCACGGCCAGATACACCGCCAAGACGACGCGCGAGCCCGCGACCCGCCCGCCGAGCGCCAGTCGATCGGTGTTGGCTGTCACGACCGGCGGTTGGGACCGCGGGTGGTTAGCCTTTTCACATCGCGGCCGCTAGGTCGGGTATGAGCGATTTCGACGACGACTCCGGCTTCTCGGAGAAGGAACTCCTCCTGTTCGTCCTCACCGCCATCGCGCTGCTGATGGGCGCCTCGACGTTCGTCCTCGTCATGGGCGGGTAGACGACTCCCCGGCGTCCCCGCCTCCCGGTTCGCGGCGCCCGCGCTCGGTAGTGACCGTGTACTTTTCGTCCGAGTGACCCTATCTGGGCCGATGAAACCCGAGAGAACGCTGGTGACGCTCGGCGTCGACGATATCGACGAATCGATCCGGTTCTATCGGGACGGACTCGGGTTCCCGATTCGGGACCGGGAGGCGGACGGCGACGCGGCTTTCTTCGAACTCGACGGCGCGTGGCTCTCGCTGTACCCGCGGGACGCGCTCGCGGGAGACGCCGCCGTCCCCGACGACGGAAGCGGCTTCTCCGGGGTCACGCTCGCCCACAACGTCCCGAACGAAGCCGAGGTCGACGGGGTCCTCACGGAGGCGGACGCCGCGGGTGGCCGGGTCGTCAAGCCGGCTGGAGAGACGTTCTGGGGCGGATACTCGGGGGACTTCGAGATCCCGACGGCCACCTGTGGGAGGTCGCGTCCCCGGAGCTCACCGACGAGTAAGGGGCTCGGTCGCGTTCGAAACGCTCCGGAAAACGGTCGTTCGGTCGCGGTCGCGCTCAGTTCTCGGCGCCGGTGGAGCCGTCCTCGTCGACGACCTCGCCGCCGCCGGAGCGAGGCTCCGACGAGGTGTCGTTCGCGTCACTCACGACGCCGCCGTCGGTGACGGCTTCCTCCGCCTCACCGCCGTCGGCCAGCGCAGTCGTGATGCGCCGTTCGTGCCACTGGAACTCGCGGCCGTGCTGGTCGGTCTCCTTGAGGTCCCACGGGTCGGGGTCCTCGAGCTTGGGGCCTTCCAGCCAGGACTGCAGCAGGTTCCAGACGAAGATGATCTGGCCGAGCAGCAGGATGATGGCGCCGACGGAGGCGGCCTGGTGCATCAGCGTCACCATGTCCAGCGGCGCGATGGCGTTGTTGAAGTCGTAGGTCGCGTACCGGCGGGGCATGCCGAGGTAGCCGAGGAACAGCATCGCGAAGAACGTGATGTTGGTCCCGATCATCGACAGCCAGAAGTGGGCCTTGCCGAGCGTGCGCTGGTACATCCGGCCCGTGAAGATGGGGAACCAGTAGTAGATGCCGGCGAACCCGGCAAACGCGATGGCGCCCATCACGACGTAGTGGAAGTGACCGACCACGTAGTAGGTGTCGTGGAGGATCTGGTCGACGGGGACCGAGGCGAGGAAGACGCCGGTCACGCCGCCGATGATGAAGTTCGCGACGAAGCCGATACAGAACAGCATCGGCGTCGTCAGTCGGATGCGGCCGTTCCACATCGTCGTGATCCAGTTGAACGTCTTGACCGCGGAGGGTATCGCGATCGCGAGCGAGACGGCCATGAACGAGGCCCGGAGACGCGGGTCGATCCCCGTCGTGAACATGTGGTGGGCCCAGACGCCGAAGGAGAGGACCCCGATGGCCAGCGTCGAGTAGACGACGAACTTGAACCCGAACAGCTTCCGACCGGAGAACTTCGGGATGACGTAGCTGACGATCCCCATCGGCGGGAGGACGAGGATGTACACCTCGGGGTGGCCGAAGAACCAGAAGAGATGTTGCCAGAGGATGGGGCCGCCGCCCTCGCCGACCGCGTAGAACGTCGTCGCGAGGTTGCGGTCGAGCAGCAGCATGACGATGGCGCTCCCCAGCAGCGGGAACGCGAAGAGGATGAGCGCCGACTGGGTGAGGATGGTCCACGAGAAGATGTCGAGGTTCGCCCAGTTGACGTCGTCGTCGCGCTCGGTGAAGATGGTCGCGATGAAGTTGATGGCGCCCATCGTCGCCGAGACCCCCGTCAGATGCAGCCCGAGCAGCATGAGGTCGACGCCG
The window above is part of the Halosimplex rubrum genome. Proteins encoded here:
- the nuoL gene encoding NADH-quinone oxidoreductase subunit L; the encoded protein is MAGAFDFVPAIAALPFLAFVVSLFAGQYMPKRGAEAGILATAGSLVLSIWTALTVAGITGTATYYNENLYTWVAGVADGALTLRFGILVDPLTALMLVIVSLIALLVHVFSLGYMNDEGETGLPRYYAGLGLFTASMLAFVFSNNILMAFMFFELVGLCSYLLIGFWFREDGPPSAAKKAFLVTRFGDYFFLVGVVGIFATFGTGLFAPVETASGTMQSFPQIAEMALNGEADIFTAGYGAQTWMTILGLLVLGGVVGKSAQFPLHTWLPDAMEGPTPVSALIHAATMVAAGVYLVARMYGFYLLSPTALAIIALIGGFTALFAATMGVVKQELKQVLAYSTISQYGYMMLALGSGGYVAAVFHLTTHAIFKALLFLGAGSVIIAMHHNENMWDMGGLKDKMPVTYWTFLSGSLALAGIVPFAGFWSKDEVLYEALIHGFGSQGMLGTMYLLAYAMGLLAVFFTGFYTFRMVYLTFHGDARSETARDPEPVRWNVKAPLAVLGIGAATVGFINMKPVAELTGLHIDFLHKWVNGPEEGGWPEALSTGLHHYEGLLHDVAHVTAGYPLGETTTLLASAAVSLGLALAGVLFARSLYGVDEPVEHTDKLGGAKTLLMHNYYQDEYQVWLAQGVTVPIARAADKFDQGVVDGVVNGVSSVSLFTGSRFRRIQSGVVSNYAALMTLSLALLLVVFVVLGGGV
- the nuoK gene encoding NADH-quinone oxidoreductase subunit NuoK, with the translated sequence MAIATQYYLLLSAAVFCIGVYGILTRRNALIFLMSVELMLNAANINLVAFSFHYGNLTGQVFSLFVMALAAAEVAVGIGIILVLYRNFEGVDVTKAATMRW
- a CDS encoding NADH-quinone oxidoreductase subunit J; this encodes MALLESIAFALFAIVTLGSSLGVVLVRDVWHSALMLGVSLLSVAVYYVMLRAEFIAAMQILVYVGGVLILITFAIMLTDKDTQPDEVAT
- a CDS encoding DUF7520 family protein, which codes for MTANTDRLALGGRVAGSRVVLAVYLAVLGVAGTMGALLGYVNPEGMDPTLFFVVDLPASPLGMATFGVATVGVGLGVLLLAVQYVSRYDESRIE
- the ctaD gene encoding cytochrome c oxidase subunit I, which translates into the protein MVSAQLTLTVLMGVFLVGVAAFLSRVEDWRSYTPLVSGGGGGYGDAGATVHREKPAGITRWLTTVDHKDIGILYGTYAVIAFAVGGLMAFGIRMQLIAPTGAVFENGFYNAILTSHGITMLFLFGTPIIAAFSNYFIPLLIGADDMAFPRINAIAFWLLPPGALLIWAGFFLPGMTGAQTAWTMYTPLSVEQANPGVDLMLLGLHLTGVSATMGAINFIATIFTERDDDVNWANLDIFSWTILTQSALILFAFPLLGSAIVMLLLDRNLATTFYAVGEGGGPILWQHLFWFFGHPEVYILVLPPMGIVSYVIPKFSGRKLFGFKFVVYSTLAIGVLSFGVWAHHMFTTGIDPRLRASFMAVSLAIAIPSAVKTFNWITTMWNGRIRLTTPMLFCIGFVANFIIGGVTGVFLASVPVDQILHDTYYVVGHFHYVVMGAIAFAGFAGIYYWFPIFTGRMYQRTLGKAHFWLSMIGTNITFFAMLFLGYLGMPRRYATYDFNNAIAPLDMVTLMHQAASVGAIILLLGQIIFVWNLLQSWLEGPKLEDPDPWDLKETDQHGREFQWHERRITTALADGGEAEEAVTDGGVVSDANDTSSEPRSGGGEVVDEDGSTGAEN